Proteins encoded by one window of bacterium:
- the purN gene encoding phosphoribosylglycinamide formyltransferase — protein MTRLAVLASGSGTTLQALLDAFPGGGVSAGAEGDPARPGATVAVVVVNTPGAQSLDRGHRAGIPTVLVDHRGRSRESFETELAGVIREHGADLICLAGFLRILSPAFIAHHAGRILNVHPALLPAFGGKGMHGERVHKEVLAARAAASGCTIHLVDEVPDGGPILAQIAVPVLDGDTPATLAARVQAEERALYPQVIRWLADGRIRVEGSRALLT, from the coding sequence ATGACGCGTCTGGCAGTACTGGCCTCGGGCAGCGGCACCACGCTGCAGGCGCTGCTGGATGCGTTTCCCGGCGGAGGGGTATCCGCCGGCGCCGAGGGCGACCCGGCTCGGCCCGGCGCCACGGTCGCGGTTGTCGTTGTGAACACCCCGGGCGCACAGTCCCTAGATCGTGGGCATCGAGCCGGCATTCCTACCGTGCTTGTAGATCACCGCGGGAGGAGCCGGGAATCTTTCGAGACCGAACTTGCCGGCGTCATCCGCGAGCACGGGGCCGACCTGATCTGCCTGGCAGGATTCCTGCGCATCCTGTCCCCGGCGTTCATCGCACACCACGCCGGGCGCATACTGAACGTGCATCCGGCGCTTCTGCCGGCTTTCGGCGGGAAGGGGATGCACGGCGAGAGGGTGCACAAGGAAGTGCTCGCGGCGCGCGCAGCGGCAAGCGGGTGCACCATACATCTCGTGGACGAGGTTCCGGACGGAGGGCCGATCTTGGCACAGATCGCGGTACCGGTGCTCGATGGAGACACGCCTGCCACGCTGGCGGCGCGCGTGCAGGCCGAGGAGCGCGCGCTCTACCCACAGGTCATACGGTGGTTGGCGGACGGGCGCATTCGGGTAGAGGGGAGCAGGGCGCTGCTGACATGA